The following are encoded together in the Ictalurus punctatus breed USDA103 chromosome 1, Coco_2.0, whole genome shotgun sequence genome:
- the LOC108262819 gene encoding C-C chemokine receptor type 4-like — MAFSRAFLPSLYSIVFIVGLIGNGLVVCVLVKYHKGFNMSDLCLFNLAISDLLFLISLPFWAHYAAITKWTFGIFMCHAVTALYMLGFYGSIFFMILMTVDRYTVIVHCYTSMLSKHRSVRASIALALFVWALSLGASLPTIIFSQVKNESDEWKCRVEYPQGTAWDSFTYIELNILGLIIPLSVMVFCYSRIIPILMTMKSQKKHKAVRLMLVLVTVFFLFWTPYNIVIFLKFLHHLGYMSTCQWHQDLSMAMQWVETIAFSHCCLNPIIYAFVGQKFRNLFLKILKEWFPLCFGHCIIINNDFRIISKVRI, encoded by the coding sequence ATGGCATTCAGCCGAGCCTTCCTCCCTTCCCTCTACAGCATCGTATTCATTGTAGGGTTAATTGGCAATGGCCTGGTGGTTTGTGTCCTTGTCAAGTATCACAAAGGATTCAACATGTCAGATCTCTGTCTTTTCAACCTGGCTATTTCAGACCTCCTCTTCCTGATCTCATTGCCTTTCTGGGCTCACTACGCTGCCATCACTAAGTGGACCTTTGGGATCTTCATGTGTCATGCAGTAACAGCGCTGTACATGCTGGGATTCTATGGAAGTATCTTCTTTATGATTCTCATGACCGTTGACCGCTACACTGTCATTGTCCACTGCTACACCTCCATGTTATCCAAGCACCGGTCTGTCAGAGCTAGCATAGCCCTGGCTTTGTTTGTGTGGGCACTTAGCTTGGGAGCTTCTCTGCCAACCATCATTTTCTCTCAAGTCAAGAATGAATCGGATGAATGGAAATGCAGGGTGGAATATCCACAAGGGACAGCATGGGACTCCTTCACTTACATTGAGCTGAACATCCTCGGCTTGATCATTCCTCTCTCGGTGATGGTGTTCTGCTACTCGCGTATCATCCCCATCTTAATGACGATGAAATCTCAGAAGAAACACAAAGCTGTCAGGCTCATGCTGGTCTTGGTTactgttttcttcctcttctggaCGCCCTACAACATCGTCATCTTCCTGAAGTTCCTGCATCACTTGGGCTACATGAGCACCTGTCAGTGGCATCAGGACCTGAGCATGGCTATGCAGTGGGTGGAAACCATAGCGTTCAGTCACTGCTGCCTCAACCCCATAATCTACGCCTTTGTGGGGCAGAAATTCAGgaatttatttctaaaaatcCTGAAAGAGTGGTTTCCTCTTTGCTTTGGGCATtgcataataattaataatgatttcAGAATTATTTCAAAAGTCAGAATTTAA